Genomic window (Kribbella jejuensis):
GCCGCGGTCCTTGAGGCGGTCGAGGAGTTCGATGATCGAGCCGCCGGTGGCGATCTCGTCGTCGAGGACGATGGCGCGTTTGCCGGCCACCTCACCGACGATGGCGTCGATCACCACGCGGTCGTCGGCCAGGCGTTGTTTGCTGCCGGCCGCCACCGGTACGCCGAGGAGCCGGGCGAACTGGGTCGCGGTCTTGGCGTTGCCGAGGTCGGGGCTGACGATGACGGTGTCGGACAGGTCGCGGCCGCGGAAGTGGTCGGCGAGTACGCCGATGGCGGTCAGGTGGTCGACCGGTACCGAGAAGAACCCGTGCACCTGCGGCGCGTGCAGCGCCATCGTCAGGACGCGATTGGCCCCGGCCGTGGTGAGCAGGTCGGCGACCAGGCGGCCGCCGATCGAGATGCGGGAGGCGTCCTTCTTGTCGGAACGCGCGTACGCGTAGTGCGGTATCACGGCGGTGATCTGTGCGGCCGACGCGCCGCGGGCGGCGTCGATCATCAAGAGCAGTTCCATCAGGTGCTCCTGCGTCGGCGGTACGAGCGGTTGCACGATGTACACGTCGCGTTGCCGGCAGTTCGTCTGCAGTTGGACCTGCAGACAGTCGTTGCTGAAACGGTGGATCTCTACCGGTGACAGCG
Coding sequences:
- a CDS encoding ribose-phosphate diphosphokinase is translated as MREIVVFSGSAHTELAEQICGDLGVPLSPVEIHRFSNDCLQVQLQTNCRQRDVYIVQPLVPPTQEHLMELLLMIDAARGASAAQITAVIPHYAYARSDKKDASRISIGGRLVADLLTTAGANRVLTMALHAPQVHGFFSVPVDHLTAIGVLADHFRGRDLSDTVIVSPDLGNAKTATQFARLLGVPVAAGSKQRLADDRVVIDAIVGEVAGKRAIVLDDEIATGGSIIELLDRLKDRGCTSAAVACTHGLFAGPAVERLRSHPSITEVISTDTVPRPAGFPELQITSVSGLFAQAIQRIHAGESVSSLFDGVDPTHAPPQPKLPF